A section of the Ovis canadensis isolate MfBH-ARS-UI-01 breed Bighorn chromosome 1, ARS-UI_OviCan_v2, whole genome shotgun sequence genome encodes:
- the MLF1 gene encoding myeloid leukemia factor 1 isoform X2: MFGMLSSSFEDDPFFSDSFIAHRESMRQMMRSFSEPFGRDMLSISDRRGRARNRMGHEDEENSLTHTDVNPFQAMDRMMLNMRNSMQELQRNFGHLSMDPNGHSFSSSSVMTYSKVGNEPPKVFQASTQTRRAPGGIKETRKALRDSDSGLEKMAVGHHLHDRAHVIKKSKNNKTGDEEVNQEFINMNECDAHAFDDEWQNEILKYQPRGQWRNLDNSRMRSVGHENSGSRELKRREKHQSPAIEHGRRSNVSVDKLNIKGSPVKINKK; the protein is encoded by the exons ATGTTCGGGATGCTGAGCAGCAGCTTTGAGGATGATCCCTTCTTCTC tGATTCTTTTATCGCACACCGAGAAAGTATGCGACAGATGATGAGAAGTTTTTCTGAACCTTTTGGAAGAGACATGCTCAGCATCTCTGATAGGAGAGGAAGAGCTCGTAACCGTATGGGACATGAGGATGAAGAAAATTCCTTGACt CATACAGATGTCAACCCTTTTCAGGCAATGGACCGAATGATGTTAAATATGAGAAACAGTATGCAGGAATTACAAAGAAACTTT GGTCACCTTTCAATGGATCCAAATGGACATTCATTTAGTTCTTCCTCTGTGATGACTTATTCCAAAGTAGGAAATGAACCTCCAAAGGTTTTCCAGGCCTCAACACAAACCCGCAGGGCTCCAGGAGGA ATAAAGGAAACCAGGAAAGCATTAAGAGATTCTGATAGTGGACTAGAAAAAATGGCTGTTGGTCATCACCTCCATGACCGAGCTCATGTCATTAAAAAGTCAAAGAACAACAAGACTGGAGATGAAGAGGTCAATCAAGAGTTCATCAATATGAATGAAT GTGATGCTCATGCTTTTGATGATGAGTGGCAAAATGAGATTCTGAAGTACCAGCCAAGGGGACAATGGCGCAATCTAGATAACTCTAGGATGCGAAGTGTTGGTCATGAGAATTCAGGATCCCGAGAACTTAAAAGAAG GGAGAAACATCAAAGTCCAGCCATTGAACATGGAAGAAGATCAAATGTTTCTGTGGACAAACTCAACATCAAAGGATCGCCTGTGaaaatcaacaaaaaataa
- the MLF1 gene encoding myeloid leukemia factor 1 isoform X1, with translation MFGMLSSSFEDDPFFSDSFIAHRESMRQMMRSFSEPFGRDMLSISDRRGRARNRMGHEDEENSLTAMSSLVPFGSFGGMHTDVNPFQAMDRMMLNMRNSMQELQRNFGHLSMDPNGHSFSSSSVMTYSKVGNEPPKVFQASTQTRRAPGGIKETRKALRDSDSGLEKMAVGHHLHDRAHVIKKSKNNKTGDEEVNQEFINMNECDAHAFDDEWQNEILKYQPRGQWRNLDNSRMRSVGHENSGSRELKRREKHQSPAIEHGRRSNVSVDKLNIKGSPVKINKK, from the exons ATGTTCGGGATGCTGAGCAGCAGCTTTGAGGATGATCCCTTCTTCTC tGATTCTTTTATCGCACACCGAGAAAGTATGCGACAGATGATGAGAAGTTTTTCTGAACCTTTTGGAAGAGACATGCTCAGCATCTCTGATAGGAGAGGAAGAGCTCGTAACCGTATGGGACATGAGGATGAAGAAAATTCCTTGACt GCAATGAGTTCTCTTGTACCTTTTGGCAGTTTTGGTGGTATG CATACAGATGTCAACCCTTTTCAGGCAATGGACCGAATGATGTTAAATATGAGAAACAGTATGCAGGAATTACAAAGAAACTTT GGTCACCTTTCAATGGATCCAAATGGACATTCATTTAGTTCTTCCTCTGTGATGACTTATTCCAAAGTAGGAAATGAACCTCCAAAGGTTTTCCAGGCCTCAACACAAACCCGCAGGGCTCCAGGAGGA ATAAAGGAAACCAGGAAAGCATTAAGAGATTCTGATAGTGGACTAGAAAAAATGGCTGTTGGTCATCACCTCCATGACCGAGCTCATGTCATTAAAAAGTCAAAGAACAACAAGACTGGAGATGAAGAGGTCAATCAAGAGTTCATCAATATGAATGAAT GTGATGCTCATGCTTTTGATGATGAGTGGCAAAATGAGATTCTGAAGTACCAGCCAAGGGGACAATGGCGCAATCTAGATAACTCTAGGATGCGAAGTGTTGGTCATGAGAATTCAGGATCCCGAGAACTTAAAAGAAG GGAGAAACATCAAAGTCCAGCCATTGAACATGGAAGAAGATCAAATGTTTCTGTGGACAAACTCAACATCAAAGGATCGCCTGTGaaaatcaacaaaaaataa